In a single window of the Nilaparvata lugens isolate BPH chromosome 1, ASM1435652v1, whole genome shotgun sequence genome:
- the LOC111059820 gene encoding LOW QUALITY PROTEIN: ATP-dependent RNA helicase abstrakt (The sequence of the model RefSeq protein was modified relative to this genomic sequence to represent the inferred CDS: deleted 1 base in 1 codon), with translation MEKEPPIKRYRREEEEERKSSESDEEYVPYVPVKDRKKQQLMKLGRLTQVRKILTNHIFYYSAKKESAMERQLKEEEKILESVAEKKALMGVAELAKGIQYEDPIKTSWRAPRCILNLSEERHDRVRQKLRILVEGEEVPPPLKSFREMKFPRGILAGLEEKGIVKPTPIQVQGIPTVLSGRDMIGIAFTGSGKTLVFVLPILMFCLEQETRLPFMMNEGPYGLIICPSRELAKQTFDIINHYSKSLQKHRAPEIRSCLAIGGIPVSESLEVINRGVHIMVATPGRLMDMLDKKMVRLDVCRYLCMDEADRMIDMGFEEDVRTIFSFFKGQRQTLLFSATMPKKIQNFARSALVKPVTINVGRAGAASMNVIQEVEYVKQEAKIVYLLECLQKTTPPVLIFAEKKQDVDAIHEYLLLKGVEAVAIHGGKDQEERSRSVEAFRKGHKDVLVATDVASKGLDFANVQHVINYDMPDDVENYVHRIGRTGRSGKTGIATTFINKANDESVLLDLKHLLMEAKQKVPPFLAELQSENEKYLDLGDERGCSYCGGLGHRITDCPKLEAIQNKQASNIGRRDYLASNAADY, from the exons ATGGAGAAAGAACCACCAATAAAG CGCTACCGtcgtgaagaggaagaagaacgaAAATCTTCCGAATCCGATGAAGAATATGTCCCATATGTACCAGTGAAGGATAGGAAAAAACAACAGTTGATGAAGCTTGGCCGTTTAACTCAGGTGAGAAAAATCTTGACTAATCATATATTTTACTAC tcagcCAAAAAAGAAAGTGCCATGGAACGTCAactgaaagaagaagagaaaattctAGAAAGCGTTGCTGAAAAGAAAGCTTTGATGGGTGTAGCTGAATTGGCCAAAGGTATTCAGTACGAAGATCCTATTAAAACAAG tTGGAGAGCGCCCAGATGTATCCTGAATTTGAGTGAAGAAAGACACGATCGAGTGAGGCAGAAGCTGCGCATTCTAGTTGAGGGCGAAGAGGTGCCTCCGCCTTTGAAATCTTTCCGTGAAATGAAATTCCCCAGAGGGATTTTGGCCGGCTTAGAGGAGAAAGGCATTGTCAAGCCTACCCCTATTCAGGTGCAGGGTATTCCAACTGT GCTATCAGGTCGTGATATGATTGGAATAGCTTTCACTGGCAGTGGAAAAACACTAGTTTTTGTGCTGCCAATTCTAATGTTCTGTTTGGAACAAGAGACAAGACTACCGTTCATGATGAATGAAGGTCCTTATG GATTGATAATATGTCCCTCTCGTGAACTTGCAAAGCAGACATTCGATATCATTAATCATTACAGTAAAAGTCTTCAAAAACATAGAGCTCCAGAAATAAGGTCATGTCTAGCCATTGGAGGTATTCCGGTATCAGAATCACTGGAAGTCATAAATAG AGGAGTTCATATTATGGTTGCCACCCCTGGACGGTTGATGGACATGCTTGATAAGAAGATGGTGCGGCTTGATGTATGCAG GTATCTGTGCATGGACGAAGCCGATCGTATGATTGATATGGGTTTCGAAGAAGATGTTCGAACAATATTTTCGTTCTTCAAG GGTCAAAGACAGACACTTTTGTTCTCAGCAACTATGCCGAAGAAGATCCAGAACTTCGCCAGATCGGCGCTGGTGAAGCCtgtcaccatcaatgttggaagAGCTGGAGCCGCCTCAATGAATGTCATCCAG GAAGTCGAATATGTAAAGCAAGAAGCGAAAATAGTT TACCTACTGGAGTGTCTGCAAAAGACGACTCCACCGGTTCTTATCTTTGCTGAGAAAAAGCAAGATGTCGACGCAATCCATGAATATTTGCTATTGAAGGGAGTTGAGGCTGTTGCAATTCATGGAGGCAAAg ATCAGGAGGAACGTTCAAGATCAGTTGAAGCGTTCAGGAAAGGCCATAAAGATGTTCTCGTCGCCACAGATGTTGCATCCAAAGGATTGGACTTCGCCAACGTTCAACATGTCATCAATTATGACATGCCAGATGACGTTGAAAATTATG TTCACAGAATCGGACGTACTGGACGCTCGGGAAAAACCGGAATCGCCACAACATTCATCAATAAAGCAAATGATGAGTCTGTACTACTTGACCTGAAGCATCTTCTGATGGAAGCCAAACAAAAAGTACCTCCCTTCCTGGCCGAGTTGCAATCCGAAAATGAGAAATACTTGGATCTTGGAG ATGAGAGAGGGTGCAGTTACTGTGGCGGTCTTGGACACAGAATCACCGACTGTCCAAAACTGGAAGCTATCCAGAACAAACAGGCGTCAAATATTGGCAGACGAGATTATCTTGCAAGCAACGCTGCTGACTATTAG